The following proteins are co-located in the Vibrio azureus genome:
- the efp gene encoding elongation factor P, translated as MATVSTNEFKGGLKLMLDNEPCVILENEYVKPGKGQAFNRVKIRKLLSGKVLEKTFKSGDTCEVADVMDIDLDYLYSDGEFYHFMNNETFEQIAADAKAVGENAKWLVENNTCMITLWNGNPITVTPPNFVELEVIETDPGLKGDTQGTGGKPATLSTGAVVRVPLFIAIGEVIKVDTRSAEYVGRVK; from the coding sequence ATGGCTACAGTTAGCACCAATGAATTTAAAGGCGGCCTTAAGTTAATGCTTGATAACGAGCCTTGTGTCATCCTGGAAAATGAATACGTTAAGCCAGGTAAAGGTCAAGCATTTAACCGCGTTAAAATTCGTAAGCTTCTTTCTGGTAAAGTGCTAGAGAAAACCTTCAAGTCTGGTGACACTTGTGAAGTGGCAGACGTGATGGATATCGACCTAGATTATCTCTATTCAGATGGCGAATTCTACCACTTTATGAATAATGAGACGTTTGAGCAGATTGCTGCAGACGCAAAAGCAGTGGGTGAAAACGCCAAGTGGTTAGTAGAGAACAACACTTGTATGATCACTTTGTGGAATGGTAACCCAATTACGGTTACGCCACCAAACTTCGTTGAGCTGGAAGTTATTGAAACAGATCCAGGCCTTAAAGGTGACACTCAAGGTACGGGTGGTAAGCCAGCGACACTATCAACAGGTGCGGTTGTTCGAGTTCCACTATTTATCGCTATCGGTGAAGTGATCAAAGTCGATACACGTTCAGCTGAATACGTAGGTCGTGTAAAGTAA
- the epmB gene encoding EF-P beta-lysylation protein EpmB, whose translation MPHIITRKVESVEQNWLKQLANGISDPAKLLEYLEVDPSPWQDGFAARRLFAQRVPQSFIDRMEKGNPYDPLLRQVLPLSEEFEVHDGFSQDPLEEQDNLTPGLLHKYRNRALMIVKGGCAVNCRYCFRRHFPYQDNKSGKQAWANSLEYIKQHPEINEIIFSGGDPLMAKDQELEWLIEQISHIPHVKRLRIHSRLPVVIPARVTDALCKMLADSPLQVIMVTHINHANEINTEFCQKMLKLRQAGITLLNQSVLLKGVNDSIDTQVALSEALFDAGILPYYLHVLDKVQGAAHYYISDDKARAIIQGVITRVSGYLVPKLTREIGGRPSKTPLDLHLE comes from the coding sequence ATGCCGCATATAATAACCCGAAAAGTCGAATCTGTTGAGCAAAACTGGCTCAAACAGTTAGCGAATGGGATCTCTGACCCCGCAAAACTACTGGAGTATTTGGAAGTTGATCCTTCTCCATGGCAGGACGGGTTTGCTGCACGTCGCCTATTTGCCCAACGTGTCCCACAAAGTTTTATCGATAGAATGGAAAAAGGCAATCCGTACGATCCTCTTTTACGTCAAGTATTACCGCTAAGTGAAGAGTTTGAGGTCCATGATGGTTTCTCTCAAGATCCCCTAGAAGAACAAGATAATTTGACCCCAGGGCTGCTGCATAAATACCGAAACCGTGCTCTGATGATCGTCAAAGGTGGCTGTGCGGTTAATTGTCGTTACTGCTTTCGACGTCATTTCCCTTATCAAGACAACAAAAGCGGCAAGCAAGCTTGGGCGAACAGTCTCGAATATATTAAACAACACCCGGAGATCAACGAGATCATTTTTTCCGGCGGCGATCCTTTGATGGCGAAAGATCAAGAGCTTGAGTGGCTGATCGAACAAATCAGTCACATTCCTCATGTTAAGCGCTTACGCATTCATAGCCGCTTACCTGTTGTCATCCCTGCCCGTGTGACGGATGCTCTATGTAAGATGCTCGCCGACTCACCACTACAAGTGATTATGGTCACTCACATTAACCATGCAAATGAAATCAATACAGAATTTTGCCAGAAAATGCTCAAACTGAGACAAGCAGGCATTACTTTGTTGAATCAAAGTGTGCTGTTAAAAGGGGTAAATGACAGTATCGATACGCAGGTTGCGCTCAGTGAAGCTCTTTTTGATGCTGGAATTCTGCCATACTACTTACATGTCTTGGATAAAGTTCAAGGGGCAGCGCACTACTATATCTCCGATGACAAAGCCAGAGCCATTATACAAGGTGTGATTACCCGAGTTTCAGGTTACTTAGTACCTAAGCTGACCCGAGAAATCGGCGGGCGCCCAAGTAAAACTCCCTTGGATCTGCATCTAGAGTAA
- the epmA gene encoding elongation factor P--(R)-beta-lysine ligase: MQTTWQPSASISNLRQRAALIATIRQFFTDRQVMEVETPAMSHATVTDIHLQTFQTRFVGPGYADGQPLFFMTSPEFHMKRLLAAGSGCIYQIGKAFRNEESGRHHNPEFTMLEWYRVGFDHHQLMDEMDELLQAILRCEAAERMTYQQAFLNVLKVCPLEASMAELKKVADTLGLSDIAAQENDRDTLLQLLFSMGVETRIGQQVPVFVYDFPASQAALAKINQQDPRVAERFEVYFKGIELANGFHELDNPHEQRVRFEQDNAKRLEMGLPIQPIDQNLIDALHAGLPDCAGVALGIDRLIMLALGCDHIDQVSAFSFPIA, encoded by the coding sequence ATGCAAACGACCTGGCAACCGAGTGCCTCGATATCAAATCTTCGTCAGCGAGCGGCTTTAATCGCGACCATTCGTCAATTTTTCACTGATCGACAGGTTATGGAAGTGGAAACGCCAGCGATGAGCCACGCTACGGTTACGGACATTCATTTACAGACCTTCCAAACCCGTTTTGTTGGTCCTGGCTATGCGGATGGTCAGCCATTATTTTTTATGACTAGCCCTGAGTTTCACATGAAGCGTTTATTGGCGGCGGGCAGTGGCTGTATTTATCAGATCGGTAAAGCATTCCGTAATGAAGAAAGTGGCCGACATCATAACCCGGAGTTCACCATGTTAGAGTGGTATCGAGTGGGTTTTGATCATCATCAGCTAATGGATGAGATGGACGAGTTGCTGCAAGCGATATTGCGATGCGAGGCGGCAGAGCGAATGACCTATCAACAAGCTTTTCTCAATGTGCTTAAGGTGTGCCCGCTTGAGGCGTCGATGGCTGAATTGAAAAAGGTTGCTGATACTCTCGGCTTAAGTGACATTGCGGCACAAGAAAATGATCGCGATACGCTTTTACAATTACTGTTTAGCATGGGCGTGGAGACCCGTATCGGCCAGCAGGTTCCCGTCTTTGTGTATGATTTTCCTGCTTCCCAGGCGGCTTTAGCCAAGATTAACCAGCAAGATCCTCGTGTGGCGGAGCGTTTTGAAGTGTATTTTAAGGGGATTGAGTTAGCCAATGGCTTTCATGAGCTGGATAATCCACATGAGCAGCGAGTTCGTTTTGAGCAAGACAACGCCAAGCGTCTGGAAATGGGGCTACCAATCCAACCGATTGACCAGAACTTGATTGATGCGCTACATGCTGGACTGCCAGACTGTGCAGGGGTGGCACTGGGTATCGACCGTTTGATTATGTTGGCGCTCGGTTGTGATCATATTGACCAAGTGAGTGCATTCTCGTTCCCTATTGCTTAA
- the frdC gene encoding fumarate reductase subunit FrdC: protein MSNRKPYIREVKRTWWQNNPFYRFYMLREATVLPLILFTLFLTVGLGALVKGPQAWQSWLEFMANPIVMAINVVALLGSLFHAHTFFNMMPQVMPIRLNGKPIDKKIIVLIQWAAVTFISLIVLIVM from the coding sequence ATGAGTAACAGAAAGCCTTACATCCGAGAAGTAAAACGTACTTGGTGGCAAAATAATCCATTCTACCGCTTTTATATGTTACGAGAAGCAACGGTATTGCCGCTTATCTTATTTACTCTCTTCCTAACGGTGGGCTTAGGCGCGTTAGTAAAAGGGCCACAAGCTTGGCAAAGTTGGTTAGAGTTCATGGCGAACCCTATCGTTATGGCGATCAATGTTGTCGCTTTACTGGGTAGCCTTTTTCATGCTCACACCTTCTTTAATATGATGCCACAAGTGATGCCTATCCGTTTAAACGGAAAACCGATAGACAAGAAAATCATTGTTCTTATTCAGTGGGCAGCCGTTACCTTTATCTCACTGATTGTTCTCATTGTGATGTAA
- a CDS encoding succinate dehydrogenase/fumarate reductase iron-sulfur subunit has protein sequence MPANRIQKVDILRYDPEKDTQPYIQSYDVPFDDTMSVLDALGYIKDNLDKQLSYRWSCRMAICGSCGIMVNNVPKLACKSFLRDYPDGITIEPLANFPIEKDLIVDMTPFIERLEAIKPYIIGNDRKPEDGTNLQTPAQMAKYKQFAACINCGLCYAACPQFGLNPEFIGPAALTLAHRYNLDSRDNGKDERMGLINGENGAWGCTFVGYCSDVCPKNVDPAAAVNQGKIASSMDFVIAMLKPDGSPHTVEAK, from the coding sequence ATGCCCGCTAACCGCATTCAAAAAGTCGATATTCTGCGTTACGACCCTGAAAAAGATACGCAACCTTACATCCAAAGCTACGATGTGCCGTTTGATGACACTATGTCCGTTCTTGATGCCCTTGGTTACATCAAAGATAACCTCGATAAACAGCTGTCATATCGCTGGTCTTGTCGAATGGCGATTTGCGGCTCGTGCGGCATCATGGTCAACAACGTACCTAAGCTCGCATGTAAAAGCTTTCTTCGCGATTACCCAGACGGTATCACGATCGAGCCATTAGCCAATTTCCCTATCGAGAAAGATTTGATTGTCGACATGACGCCATTCATTGAACGTTTAGAAGCGATCAAGCCTTACATCATCGGTAACGATCGCAAACCGGAAGATGGCACCAACCTGCAAACACCTGCACAAATGGCCAAATATAAGCAGTTTGCCGCTTGTATCAATTGTGGTTTGTGTTACGCCGCCTGCCCTCAATTTGGTCTAAATCCTGAATTTATTGGACCTGCAGCTTTGACTCTGGCACATCGCTACAATTTAGACAGTCGCGATAACGGCAAAGATGAACGCATGGGGTTAATTAATGGCGAAAATGGTGCTTGGGGTTGTACATTCGTAGGCTATTGCTCTGACGTTTGTCCAAAGAATGTGGATCCTGCAGCGGCAGTGAACCAAGGTAAGATCGCCTCTTCGATGGATTTTGTTATCGCGATGCTTAAACCTGATGGTTCACCTCATACAGTGGAGGCAAAGTAA
- the frdD gene encoding fumarate reductase subunit FrdD, translated as MKPNYTINRTPKRSDEPIWWSLFGAGGTWFAMFTPITILVLGLLVPMGVIDQQALSYERVVEFATSFIGGLFIIATLALPMWHAMHRLHHGMHDLKLHTGVVGKIACYAFAALISVLAVIFVLMI; from the coding sequence ATGAAACCAAATTACACTATCAATAGAACACCAAAACGTTCTGATGAGCCTATCTGGTGGAGCTTATTCGGAGCTGGGGGCACGTGGTTTGCCATGTTTACCCCAATTACCATTTTGGTGTTAGGCCTTTTGGTTCCGATGGGGGTGATTGATCAACAAGCGCTTAGCTACGAGCGAGTTGTCGAATTTGCCACGAGCTTTATCGGAGGCCTGTTTATTATCGCGACTTTGGCTCTGCCAATGTGGCATGCCATGCACCGTCTTCATCACGGTATGCACGATCTAAAGCTGCACACTGGTGTGGTTGGTAAAATCGCCTGCTATGCGTTCGCAGCGCTCATCTCTGTGCTTGCTGTTATCTTTGTGTTGATGATTTAA
- a CDS encoding SPFH domain-containing protein: protein MYDRNLGRDLKMNERRQKLRKTLKVALVGVPLLALGLTINSSVLMTDAGYTYVHQNNITGELDVFTEPGIHFRMPFLSKIFKYDQVVTVSFGNNTGEDFYQRLNPVQVRFADTYIGKIPVTFRFKLSNDPEELKKMHKEFRNNNNLIDALLVKNARNVTVITATQYTGEEFFQGGLNQFKSKLGDQLREGIYLTERRQVEVEELDLAPVGINQSNANQLQRTNQLVWKTVPIADKAGQPIRQDNPLQQYGIQVTQVTIGDPQPEKQLDKLLADKKRLVADRIRAIQEQETSKAQAETEQLRKEIQRTREVQDAQRRKELAIIAQQKEVEVARQIAEREIVEVEKTKRLAEVEKEKELAIAEANLAIQKANSLSAEFEAKAILETGRAEAEVLKAKYAALGANHEVYLAELNRDVAKSLYSNLKNFKVQMPQNYIGGGDSAGLKTNLDVITGFGALGLMDQTQKVIQQ, encoded by the coding sequence ATGTATGACAGAAACTTGGGAAGGGATCTAAAAATGAATGAACGACGCCAGAAATTACGTAAAACGCTTAAAGTCGCTTTAGTTGGTGTACCACTATTGGCACTGGGTTTAACGATCAATAGCTCGGTGTTAATGACAGATGCAGGCTATACCTACGTGCATCAGAATAACATAACGGGTGAGTTAGACGTATTTACAGAGCCAGGAATTCATTTTCGAATGCCGTTCTTATCTAAGATATTTAAGTATGATCAGGTGGTTACCGTGTCATTTGGTAATAATACAGGCGAGGACTTTTATCAGCGTTTAAATCCGGTTCAGGTGCGTTTTGCTGATACGTACATCGGCAAAATCCCAGTGACGTTTCGATTTAAACTCAGCAATGATCCCGAAGAATTGAAAAAAATGCATAAAGAGTTCCGCAATAACAACAACCTCATTGATGCGTTGTTAGTCAAAAATGCTCGCAATGTCACGGTGATTACCGCAACGCAATATACAGGAGAAGAATTTTTCCAAGGTGGCCTTAACCAGTTTAAATCTAAACTAGGGGATCAGCTTCGAGAAGGTATTTATCTTACTGAACGTCGCCAAGTGGAAGTCGAAGAATTGGATCTTGCTCCAGTTGGTATTAATCAAAGTAATGCGAATCAATTACAACGTACTAATCAGCTGGTGTGGAAAACGGTCCCTATTGCGGACAAGGCGGGGCAGCCTATACGTCAAGATAATCCATTGCAACAATATGGAATTCAAGTCACTCAGGTAACCATTGGTGATCCGCAACCGGAAAAGCAACTGGATAAATTATTGGCGGATAAGAAGCGTTTAGTGGCCGACCGTATTCGTGCTATTCAAGAGCAGGAAACGTCAAAAGCACAGGCAGAGACCGAGCAGCTACGTAAAGAGATTCAACGAACTCGTGAAGTTCAAGATGCTCAACGTCGTAAAGAGTTAGCCATTATTGCTCAGCAAAAAGAAGTTGAAGTTGCTCGTCAAATCGCGGAACGTGAAATTGTTGAAGTTGAAAAAACGAAGCGCTTAGCGGAAGTTGAAAAAGAGAAAGAACTGGCTATTGCAGAAGCGAACCTTGCGATTCAAAAAGCGAATTCATTATCGGCAGAATTTGAAGCAAAAGCGATTCTGGAAACAGGGCGAGCAGAAGCAGAGGTTCTGAAAGCGAAATACGCCGCTTTAGGTGCAAACCATGAAGTTTACTTAGCTGAGCTGAACCGGGATGTAGCTAAGTCGTTGTACAGCAACTTGAAAAACTTCAAAGTGCAAATGCCGCAAAACTACATTGGTGGAGGCGATTCGGCTGGCCTTAAAACCAACCTAGATGTCATTACTGGCTTTGGTGCTCTGGGTTTAATGGACCAAACCCAAAAGGTCATCCAGCAATAA
- a CDS encoding TetR/AcrR family transcriptional regulator, producing the protein MKTRDRIVYAALELFNQQGERNVTTNHIADHLEISPGNLYYHFRNKQEIVRDIFTLYSNELIERFTPIQGSQESLTMLKRYLDSIFTLMWKYRFFYANLPEILARDEHLHEAYIDIQNQLQANLIAIMQEFVSMRLLDVEPQQMESLVRTLHLIACSWLAYQLAMSPKTPITEQMVKQGMLQMLNVVKPVATSQGMEQLILLEDAVNALHS; encoded by the coding sequence ATGAAAACGCGCGACAGAATTGTCTATGCTGCTCTGGAGTTGTTCAATCAACAGGGTGAGCGTAACGTGACAACCAATCATATTGCTGACCATCTTGAAATCAGCCCAGGTAATCTTTACTACCATTTTCGCAACAAGCAAGAAATTGTACGTGATATTTTCACGCTCTACTCGAATGAATTAATTGAGCGTTTTACGCCCATTCAAGGTTCGCAGGAGAGCTTAACCATGTTGAAGCGTTATCTTGATTCCATTTTTACTTTAATGTGGAAATATCGTTTCTTCTACGCAAACTTACCAGAAATTCTCGCTCGAGATGAGCACCTACACGAAGCTTACATCGATATTCAGAATCAGTTACAAGCCAACTTAATTGCCATTATGCAAGAGTTTGTCTCGATGAGATTATTGGATGTGGAACCGCAACAAATGGAATCTTTGGTGCGTACCTTACACCTGATTGCTTGCAGCTGGTTAGCTTACCAACTCGCGATGTCACCAAAAACACCGATCACAGAGCAAATGGTTAAGCAAGGCATGCTACAGATGCTCAATGTTGTTAAGCCAGTCGCAACATCACAAGGGATGGAGCAGTTAATTCTGCTTGAAGATGCGGTTAACGCATTACACAGTTAA
- a CDS encoding MgtC/SapB family protein produces the protein MPITFEYIFDLGPFNWAALLCCAINGLMIGIERQTRGKPVGIRTSILVISGTYLFMSMAVSLSPNTLDQARVLGQIITGVGFLGAGVMMTQDGKIHGVTSAAVIWVLAGIGLMIGLGYLTQSIVITVLALIVLLGVDKAESRIKALRRGVHQKILQRKSSRRLTK, from the coding sequence ATGCCAATAACTTTTGAATACATTTTCGATCTCGGGCCCTTTAACTGGGCCGCTCTACTTTGCTGCGCCATTAATGGTTTAATGATCGGTATTGAGCGACAGACTCGTGGCAAACCCGTCGGAATCCGAACCTCAATCTTGGTTATCTCTGGAACCTATTTATTTATGTCCATGGCGGTGTCCTTATCCCCAAATACGTTGGATCAAGCACGAGTACTAGGCCAAATTATTACTGGTGTCGGTTTCTTAGGCGCTGGAGTGATGATGACGCAAGATGGAAAGATCCATGGCGTGACTTCTGCAGCGGTCATTTGGGTACTCGCGGGCATCGGTTTGATGATTGGTTTAGGCTACCTGACTCAATCCATCGTTATTACAGTGTTAGCCCTTATCGTTTTACTTGGGGTAGACAAGGCAGAGAGTCGCATCAAAGCACTGCGCCGAGGTGTGCACCAAAAAATTCTCCAGCGTAAATCATCACGGCGATTAACCAAATAG
- the frdA gene encoding fumarate reductase (quinol) flavoprotein subunit has protein sequence MQTIITDIAVIGAGGAGLRTAIAAAEANPDLEVALISKVYPMRSHTVAAEGGSAAVIKDEDSLDNHFNDTVGGGDWLCEQDVVEYFVENATREMIQMEQWGCPWSRKENGEVNVRRFGGMKVERTWFAADKTGFHMLHTLFQTSMKYSNIKRFDEYFVVDLLVDEGQAQGLIAIHMSEGKLVTIKAKSVVLATGGAGRVYHCNTNGGIVTGDGMAMAYRHGVPLRDMEFVQYHPTGLPGTGILMTEGCRGEGGIIINKNGYRYLQDYGMGPETPVGEPKNKYMELGPRDKVSQAFWHEQQKGNTIKHPLGDVVHLDLRHLGEEYLQERLPFICELAKAYVNVDPAKEPIPIRPTVHYTMGGIETNAQCETRIKGLFAVGECASVGLHGANRLGSNSLAEFVVFGRVAGEQAVKHAAEFSGWNDHSIATQVKAVEQRITALMGQEGDENWADIRTEMGHTMEAGCGIYRQQDLMQATIDKLAELKARYKRIRIQDKGKVFNTDLLYAIEVGYGLEVAEAMVHSAILRKESRGAHQRLDDGCTERDDQNFLKHSLAFFQADDASPSIEYSDVTITKSQPKARLYGEAAEKAAAQEQTATQKQTTQTEAVTPHAEEQA, from the coding sequence GTGCAAACGATCATCACAGATATCGCAGTCATCGGCGCAGGCGGCGCTGGTCTTCGTACTGCCATTGCAGCAGCTGAAGCAAACCCTGACTTAGAAGTCGCTTTGATTTCTAAAGTTTACCCTATGCGTTCCCATACGGTTGCAGCAGAAGGTGGCTCGGCAGCAGTTATCAAGGATGAAGATAGTCTAGACAACCACTTTAACGATACTGTCGGCGGTGGTGACTGGCTATGTGAACAGGATGTTGTGGAATATTTTGTAGAAAATGCAACCCGTGAAATGATCCAGATGGAGCAATGGGGCTGCCCGTGGAGCCGTAAAGAAAACGGCGAAGTCAACGTGCGTCGCTTTGGTGGTATGAAGGTTGAACGTACTTGGTTCGCGGCCGATAAAACAGGCTTCCATATGCTGCACACCTTGTTCCAAACATCGATGAAGTACAGCAACATCAAACGCTTTGATGAATACTTTGTGGTGGATTTGTTGGTGGATGAGGGTCAAGCACAAGGGCTCATTGCTATCCATATGTCGGAAGGTAAACTTGTTACGATCAAAGCCAAGTCTGTAGTCCTCGCAACAGGTGGAGCAGGACGAGTCTATCACTGTAATACCAATGGTGGCATTGTCACTGGCGATGGAATGGCGATGGCTTATCGTCATGGAGTCCCGTTACGTGACATGGAGTTTGTTCAGTACCATCCGACGGGCCTACCTGGAACAGGTATTCTCATGACCGAAGGCTGTCGCGGTGAAGGTGGGATCATCATTAATAAAAATGGTTATCGCTATCTACAAGACTACGGCATGGGGCCAGAGACCCCTGTTGGAGAGCCAAAAAACAAATACATGGAGTTGGGACCACGCGATAAAGTATCTCAAGCATTCTGGCATGAACAGCAAAAAGGTAACACCATCAAACATCCTCTTGGGGATGTCGTGCACCTTGATCTTCGTCACCTCGGAGAAGAATATTTGCAAGAACGCTTACCCTTTATCTGTGAGCTTGCCAAAGCCTATGTCAATGTCGACCCAGCCAAAGAGCCAATTCCAATTCGCCCAACCGTGCATTACACCATGGGCGGCATTGAAACCAACGCACAATGTGAAACGCGTATTAAAGGTTTGTTCGCCGTGGGTGAATGCGCCTCTGTCGGGTTACATGGAGCTAACCGTCTGGGGTCCAACTCTCTCGCTGAGTTCGTCGTATTCGGTCGTGTTGCTGGTGAACAAGCCGTCAAACATGCCGCTGAATTTAGCGGGTGGAATGACCATTCAATTGCGACTCAAGTCAAGGCTGTTGAGCAGCGTATTACAGCGCTAATGGGCCAAGAAGGTGATGAAAACTGGGCAGATATTCGCACAGAAATGGGGCATACCATGGAAGCTGGCTGTGGCATCTATCGTCAACAAGATTTGATGCAAGCAACCATCGATAAACTGGCCGAACTTAAAGCTCGTTACAAACGTATCCGAATTCAAGACAAAGGCAAGGTCTTTAACACCGATCTGCTATACGCCATCGAGGTTGGTTATGGTCTTGAAGTGGCTGAAGCTATGGTGCATTCGGCAATTTTGCGCAAAGAATCTCGCGGCGCACACCAACGTCTTGATGATGGCTGCACAGAGCGTGATGATCAAAATTTCCTCAAGCACTCTCTCGCCTTCTTCCAAGCCGATGATGCCTCGCCGAGCATAGAATACAGCGATGTCACCATCACTAAATCTCAGCCAAAAGCACGTTTGTATGGTGAAGCAGCAGAGAAAGCCGCCGCACAAGAGCAAACCGCCACACAAAAGCAAACAACACAAACTGAGGCCGTAACTCCACATGCAGAGGAGCAAGCATAA
- a CDS encoding nitroreductase family protein has protein sequence MSKVEQHHTLDDFVEYPPQQMLDRAEANLHLLQRRHSIRSFSDRPVAKEVIERCIRAAGTAPSGANHQPWHFVAINQAEMKTQIRQAAEDLESTFYQGRAGQEWLDALKPLGTHASKPYLEKAPWLIAVFSQKKGGIENNGEQTNYYVHESAGIATGFLLQALHNAGLGTLTHTPKPMSFLSKICGRDNDVDRPYMLIVTGYPEDDATIPEHALRKKPLEEIATFIE, from the coding sequence ATGTCTAAAGTAGAACAGCATCACACGTTGGATGATTTTGTCGAATATCCACCACAACAAATGCTCGATAGAGCAGAAGCAAATTTGCACTTACTTCAACGACGCCACTCGATTCGGAGTTTTTCCGATCGTCCTGTTGCTAAAGAGGTTATTGAACGCTGCATTCGCGCTGCAGGAACGGCGCCTAGTGGTGCTAATCACCAACCTTGGCATTTTGTTGCCATTAATCAGGCAGAAATGAAAACCCAGATTCGCCAAGCTGCTGAAGATTTAGAAAGTACCTTCTATCAAGGGAGAGCGGGGCAAGAATGGTTGGATGCACTAAAACCACTGGGAACTCATGCCAGCAAGCCTTATCTCGAAAAGGCCCCATGGCTTATCGCAGTCTTCTCACAAAAGAAAGGCGGCATAGAGAACAACGGTGAGCAAACCAATTACTATGTGCATGAATCGGCTGGAATTGCGACGGGGTTTTTGTTGCAGGCTTTGCATAACGCTGGGTTGGGGACGTTGACTCATACGCCTAAGCCGATGAGTTTTTTAAGTAAAATTTGTGGTCGGGATAATGACGTGGATCGCCCTTATATGCTGATTGTGACAGGTTACCCGGAAGACGATGCAACGATTCCTGAGCATGCCTTGCGCAAAAAGCCTCTTGAAGAAATCGCGACTTTTATAGAGTAA